The Stygiolobus azoricus genome window below encodes:
- a CDS encoding MFS transporter, protein MLQNLSVLTASFWARYILSFSANWRLMLGLGVIPAVILVALRAFLPESPKCNN, encoded by the coding sequence ATCCTCCAGAATCTCTCTGTATTAACCGCATCATTCTGGGCCAGATACATACTTTCTTTTTCAGCTAATTGGAGACTTATGCTCGGCCTTGGAGTAATTCCAGCAGTAATCTTAGTAGCCTTAAGAGCATTCTTACCTGAAAGTCCCAAATGTAATAACTAG